In a single window of the Prochlorococcus marinus CUG1415 genome:
- the rplO gene encoding 50S ribosomal protein L15 encodes MTSTLNTLKSNSGSRKKKLRKGRGIAAGQGASCGFGMRGQKSRSGRPTRPGFEGGQMPLYRRVPKLKHFEIINQKNFSIINLDKLNDFKDNDIVNLDSLVKKGLIFKPKFPLKILGNGKVNVKLTVQAHAFTKVAKQKIEDAGGSCELINNK; translated from the coding sequence ATGACTTCTACATTAAATACACTTAAATCAAACTCTGGCTCTAGAAAGAAAAAATTAAGAAAGGGTAGAGGTATTGCTGCTGGTCAGGGTGCTTCATGTGGTTTTGGAATGAGAGGACAAAAGTCACGTTCTGGAAGACCCACACGTCCAGGCTTTGAAGGTGGCCAAATGCCTTTGTATAGAAGAGTTCCAAAATTAAAACACTTTGAAATAATTAATCAAAAGAACTTTTCTATCATCAATTTAGATAAATTAAATGATTTCAAAGATAATGATATTGTTAACCTAGACTCACTTGTTAAGAAAGGATTGATCTTTAAGCCAAAATTTCCTTTAAAAATTCTTGGCAATGGAAAAGTTAATGTAAAGTTAACGGTTCAAGCTCATGCATTCACAAAAGTTGCAAAACAAAAAATTGAGGACGCTGGTGGATCTTGCGAGCTTATAAATAACAAATAA
- the rpsE gene encoding 30S ribosomal protein S5, with the protein MTNTPTNQEIQSKNDNVPGAMLGEQKKNNRNNDRKRNRRGDSKNLERDSDWQERVVQIRRVSKTVKGGKKMSFRAIVVVGNEKGQVGVGVGKAGDVIGAVRKGVSDGKKNLVRVPLTPNNSIPTLSIGREGAANVLIRPAAPGTGVIAGGSIRTVLELAGIKNVLAKRLGSKTPLNNARAAMVALSQLRTHKSASRERGISLEQLYS; encoded by the coding sequence ATGACTAACACTCCTACAAATCAAGAAATTCAATCTAAGAATGATAACGTTCCTGGCGCCATGCTTGGCGAACAAAAAAAGAATAATCGTAATAACGACCGAAAGAGAAATAGAAGAGGTGATTCGAAAAATCTAGAGAGAGATTCTGATTGGCAAGAAAGGGTTGTTCAAATAAGGCGCGTATCAAAAACTGTTAAAGGTGGAAAAAAAATGAGTTTTAGAGCAATCGTTGTTGTTGGTAATGAGAAAGGTCAAGTTGGAGTTGGTGTTGGAAAAGCTGGAGATGTCATTGGTGCTGTTAGAAAGGGAGTGTCAGATGGTAAAAAAAATCTTGTTAGGGTTCCTTTAACTCCAAATAATTCCATACCAACTTTATCTATAGGTAGAGAAGGTGCTGCTAATGTACTTATTAGACCAGCTGCTCCAGGTACAGGAGTAATTGCTGGTGGTTCAATTAGAACAGTTTTAGAATTAGCCGGTATAAAAAATGTCTTAGCAAAAAGATTGGGTAGTAAAACACCTTTGAATAATGCAAGAGCTGCTATGGTAGCTCTTTCTCAATTAAGAACACACAAATCTGCCTCAAGGGAGAGAGGAATCTCACTTGAACAGCTCTACTCTTGA
- the rplR gene encoding 50S ribosomal protein L18, translating to MTKLSRKLQTQKRHRRLRRFLIGDATRPRLSVFRSNNHIYAQVIDDSAQTTICAASTVDKELRENSEKLPSDCNSSSIVGKLLAKRAIKKGIKQVIFDRGGNIYHGRVKALADAAREAGLEF from the coding sequence ATGACCAAACTTTCCAGGAAATTACAAACCCAAAAAAGACATAGAAGATTAAGAAGATTCTTAATTGGAGACGCAACGCGTCCAAGATTGTCTGTTTTTCGCTCTAATAACCATATTTATGCCCAGGTTATAGATGATAGCGCTCAAACAACTATTTGCGCTGCTTCAACGGTTGATAAAGAACTAAGAGAAAACTCTGAGAAACTACCTTCTGATTGTAATTCTTCTTCTATTGTTGGAAAATTATTAGCAAAGAGAGCGATAAAAAAAGGTATTAAGCAAGTAATTTTTGACCGTGGAGGTAATATATATCACGGTAGAGTTAAGGCACTTGCTGACGCTGCTCGTGAAGCCGGCTTAGAATTCTAA
- the rplF gene encoding 50S ribosomal protein L6, protein MSRIGKTPVLIPDKVTVDFEGLTVTVKGPKGELKRQMPEGVSFDKKDNTVVVIPTTTKLFSRQRHGLCRALIANMVEGVSQGFSKKLEIVGVGSRAQVKGKNLVVSAGYSHPVEMIPPDGITYKVESNTNVTVSGIDKEIVGNEAAKIRSIRPPEPYKGKGIKYHDERILRKAGKSGKK, encoded by the coding sequence ATGTCAAGAATTGGAAAAACACCAGTACTTATCCCAGATAAAGTAACGGTTGATTTTGAAGGATTAACAGTTACAGTTAAAGGCCCTAAGGGTGAGTTAAAACGTCAGATGCCGGAGGGAGTTAGTTTTGATAAAAAAGATAATACTGTTGTCGTAATTCCAACTACTACAAAACTATTCTCAAGGCAAAGACATGGTTTATGTAGAGCCCTAATTGCAAATATGGTTGAAGGGGTTAGTCAAGGTTTTTCAAAAAAACTGGAAATTGTAGGCGTTGGATCCAGAGCACAAGTAAAAGGTAAAAATCTAGTTGTTAGTGCAGGATATAGTCATCCTGTAGAAATGATCCCCCCTGATGGTATAACATACAAAGTTGAGAGTAATACAAACGTTACCGTATCTGGAATTGATAAGGAAATTGTTGGCAATGAAGCAGCAAAAATCAGATCAATTAGACCTCCAGAGCCATATAAAGGTAAAGGAATTAAATACCATGATGAGAGAATTCTCAGAAAAGCTGGTAAATCTGGCAAAAAATAA
- the rpsH gene encoding 30S ribosomal protein S8, translating to MSNHDPISDMLTRIRNASQKKHTTTTIPSSKMSLSIAKVLQKEGFISDINEEGEGYKSQIILGLKYSGKNKFPTIRSMQRVSKPGLRIYKNTRALPKVLGGLGVAIISTSKGVMSDRDARKQGIGGEVLCYVY from the coding sequence ATGTCAAATCACGATCCTATTTCAGATATGCTTACTCGAATTAGAAATGCGAGTCAAAAAAAGCATACAACCACAACAATTCCAAGTTCAAAAATGTCCTTAAGTATTGCAAAAGTACTTCAAAAAGAGGGGTTCATTTCTGACATTAACGAGGAAGGTGAAGGCTATAAATCACAAATAATACTTGGTCTGAAATATAGTGGTAAGAATAAATTCCCTACTATTCGATCCATGCAAAGAGTTAGTAAACCTGGTTTGAGAATTTATAAAAATACTAGAGCTTTACCAAAAGTTCTTGGAGGTCTCGGAGTTGCTATCATATCGACTTCTAAAGGTGTTATGAGTGATCGTGATGCCAGGAAGCAAGGTATAGGTGGCGAAGTACTTTGCTATGTTTATTAA
- the rplE gene encoding 50S ribosomal protein L5, whose protein sequence is MTLKNRYKESIRPKLLKDLGLKNIHQVPKVVKVNVNRGLGEAASNSKSLEASLNEMATITGQKALVTRAKKAIAGFKIREGMPIGCTVTLRGDRMYSFLERFINLALPRIRDFRGVNPKSFDGRGNYTVGVKEQLIFPEISFDKIDSIRGMDITIVTSARSDQEGKALLQELGMPFSKN, encoded by the coding sequence ATGACTCTAAAAAATCGCTACAAAGAATCAATTAGACCAAAACTTTTAAAGGACCTTGGTCTTAAAAATATTCATCAAGTACCTAAAGTTGTCAAAGTCAACGTTAATAGAGGTCTTGGTGAAGCTGCTTCAAATTCAAAATCTTTAGAGGCTTCTTTAAATGAAATGGCAACAATAACAGGACAAAAGGCCCTAGTTACTAGAGCCAAAAAAGCTATCGCGGGTTTTAAAATTCGTGAAGGTATGCCAATTGGTTGTACTGTAACTTTAAGAGGTGACAGGATGTATTCTTTTTTAGAGAGATTTATAAATCTAGCTTTACCAAGAATAAGAGACTTTAGAGGAGTTAATCCAAAAAGTTTTGATGGGAGAGGGAATTACACAGTTGGAGTGAAAGAGCAATTAATTTTTCCTGAAATCTCTTTTGATAAAATAGATTCAATAAGAGGTATGGATATAACTATTGTCACTAGTGCGAGATCAGATCAAGAAGGTAAAGCTCTCTTGCAAGAGTTAGGTATGCCTTTTAGTAAGAATTAA
- the rplX gene encoding 50S ribosomal protein L24 yields the protein MLDSLKQKKNFQRIKMRIKTGDLVKVINGKEKGKTGEVLKTIPLENRVVVKGINLRTKHVKPTQEGETGRILTEEASLHASNVMFFSKEKNLISKIEYFIDKEGVKKRRLKKTGEVID from the coding sequence AAAGAAGAATTTTCAAAGAATAAAAATGAGAATCAAAACTGGAGATTTAGTTAAGGTAATTAATGGGAAGGAAAAAGGTAAAACTGGAGAGGTTTTAAAAACTATACCTCTTGAAAATAGAGTTGTAGTTAAAGGAATTAACCTTAGGACAAAACATGTCAAACCAACTCAGGAAGGTGAAACTGGAAGAATACTTACAGAAGAGGCTTCGTTACATGCATCAAATGTAATGTTCTTCTCAAAGGAAAAAAATCTTATAAGTAAGATTGAATACTTTATTGATAAAGAGGGAGTTAAGAAAAGAAGACTGAAGAAAACTGGTGAAGTAATTGATTAA